The Pigmentiphaga aceris DNA segment CAGCAACATCGGCCACACCGAGCAGATGAAGATCACAAAGATCCCCGAGATCGACGAATCCTTGATGGTGTAGAGCGCAAGCGGCATCCACGCGAGCGGCGATATCGGTTTCAGCACCTGAATGAAGGGGTCGAGCGCCCGGTGCAGCATGGGTGACATGCCAATCACGAAGCCCAGCGGCAAGGCCACCAGCACGGCCAGCAAAAAGCCCAGCCCCACGCGCCCGAGCGAGTGCGCAACCTGGATGCCGATGCCCTTGTCATTCGGGCCGTTGTCGTAGAAGGGCGAAGAAAGCTGCGCAACAATGGTCTGGCCCAATTGAACCGGCGTGGGGAAGCCACTGGTCTTGGCTTCCTTCTCCGGGTCCTTGCCCAGCATCTTCTGGTATTCGATTTCCTCGGCCGTCATCTTCACGGCACTGCCGGCCCCCCCTTTCACCGGCAGCGTCGCCAGGTGCCAGCTGCCGATCAGCACAACCAGCAGCAGCACAGACACCAATGCGGCGCGAACGCGTTCAGACACTTGCTTCATGCGATGGCCCTCGCGGCTGAGGTGAAAGGGATGACCAAGGCAGCAGTCAAGGCGGCAGTCAATTCAGCAACGCTCACGTCGTCTTCCGAATCGCGAAGCTATTCACATACGCATCCGGGCTGGCCGGGTCGAACTCCTTGTTCATGATCTTGAACTTCGGATACGCGCCGCCTGCGGGGGCCTCCATGCCAAGCTCCTTCATCTTGGCGCGGGCGTCGGTCAGCAGGAACACCTGTTCGGCCAGCTGCTTGTATTGCACGTCGCCCTTCACATAACCCCAGCGTTTCATCTGGGTCATGATCCACACCGCCATCGACTGCCATGGCACCGGGTTGAAGTCGATGCGCTGGGGCACCGTCTGAATTTTGCCCAGGCCGTCTGCATAGCGGCCAGTCAGCACCTGGGTCACCACCGCTTCCGGCTGGTTCAGATAGGCCTGCGGGGAAATCACTTTGGCAATCAGGCCGCGATTCTCGGGTTTTTCCGCCATCGCAGCCGCCGTCAACACGGAACGGAACAAGGCGGCAAAGGTATTCGGATGCTGCTTGATGAAGGCTTCCGACGTGGCAAAGGTGCAGCACGGGTGCCCTTCCCACAGATCACGCGTCAGCAGGTGGATGAAGCCCACTTCGTCGTAGACCGCGCGCTGGTTGAAGGGATCGGGGGCCAAGTACCCGTCGATGTTGCCGGCACGCAGGTTGGCCACCATTTCAGCCGGCGGCACCACGCGGATCTGAATGTCGCGATCGGGGTCCAGGCCGTGTTCTGCCACGTAGTAGCGCAGCAGGAAGTTGTGCATCGAAAACTCGAAAGGCACGGCAAACTTGAAGCCCTTCCAGTTCTTCGGATCGCGGTTTTCCTTGTGTTTCATGGCCAAGGTGATGGCCTGACCATTGACGTTCTGGATGGTGGCCACGCGCATCGGTTCGGCGGTGGACCCGGCACCCATCGAAATGGCCAAAGGCATGGGCGACAACATCTGCGTGGCGTCGTATTCGCGATTCAGCATCTTGTCGCGGATCAACGCCCAGCCAGCGGTCTTGACCACATCGACGTTCAGGCCATTCTTGCGATAGAAACCCAACGGGTGCGCCATGATCAGCGGCGTGGCGCAGGTGATCGGAATGAAGCCGATCTTCAGGTCTTTCTTTTCCAGCGCGGCGGGTTCCTGCGCCATGGCTTGCATCGCGCCAATCGGCAGCACGGCTTGAATCGCGGAAATCGCGGTGCCTGCACCCACGGCCTGCAGGAATTTGCGGCGTACGCTGTCCTGCGGAAACAGCGCCTTGACCATCGCGGCCTCGACGTAGCGGGTCAAATAAGCCTGGTCATCATCGGCGCGCGCTTTCAGGGTGGCAATGGCACCGTCGCGATCATGCTCGCTGGCACTGGCATGGCGACCGCAGGCGCACCCGGACAATAGCGGGCGATAGGCGTCGTAAGGATCGTGGGCGGCAGGCATGCGAGTCTCCAGGGCAGGTCCGGACAGAACCGGGGGGCAAGGACCATGCTACGGAGTCGTGACGCGATGCAACATCGCGATTCCCGCCATAAACGTGTAGGGCTGGCACTACATTTGGGGGGGCCTACATCTCCACCAGTTGATGCCTGACCGCGTACATGGCGATGCCTACGTCGTTCTGCGCCCCGGTCTTGTCCAGAATCCGGCTGCGATACGTGCTGACCGTGTTCGGGCTCAGCGCAAGCTGCCCGGCGATGTCACCAACGCTGTGACCCGCGGCAATCAGCTCGAAAACCTGATATTCACGGCGCGACAAAGCTTCGTGCGGCGCGTTGGCAGATGGCTGCGCCAAGGCCATCGCCAGCATTTCGGCCTGCCCGGGCGCAACAAAAATGCCCCCGGTCGCCACCTTGCGAATCGCGCTGGTCAACAGGTCTGCCCCTGCACGTTTATTCAGGTAGCCGGCCGCCCCCAGGCGAAACGATCGACCGGCGTATTGCTTGTCGGGATAGGTGGACAGCATCAGCACGGGCTGGCGCGCGGCCTCGCGCTTGATCTGCACCAGCACGTCCAGCCCGTCGCGCTGCGGCATGGCGATATCCAGCAAGACCACATCAAAGCGATGTTCGCGCACCGCGCGCAGGGCATCTGCACCGTTGTCGCACTCGGCTGTCACCACGATGTCTTCCGTATCGGCCAGGATTTGCCGCAAGCCCTGGCGCACGATCAGATGGTCATCACACATCAATACGTTGATCACCTGCGGGCTCCTTCAGAAATCGAACAAAAAAATCGGCCGTTCGTGCCGCCGCACGCACACAGCCAGATGAATATGAGACACTCGTCTCGTTATGTGGCTGGAGTCCAGGGCACCGTCAGCACGACCCGTGTGCCGGCACCGGGTGCACTGGAAATCTCCACATCGCCACCGAAATGTCGTGCTCTTTCCCGCATGCCCCGCACGCCATAGGCGCGTGGCGCTGCGAAAGCGGTGCCCGCTGCGCCCACGCCGTCGTCACTGACGACAATGCGCAGCCCTTGCGCACTCCCTTTCACTTCGACACCGACACATTGGGCACGAGCATGACGGGCGATGTTGCTGAGCACCTCCTGAAAAATCCGAAACACCGCCGTTGCGCAGGCATCGTTGTCGTCAATGCTGGTTCCCGGCTCAAGCGACAAGTGCCAGTCGCAGGCCAGGTCCGTCGCGCCGGCGAATTCCTGAAACTGCCACTCCAGTGCCGCCAGCAGGCCTTGGTGATCCAGCAGGCTGGGACGCAGATCGGTGATGATGCGACCGACCTCATCGACCGCACCGTCGATCAAGCCCCCCATGGATCGGCATTTGTGCTGCAGCGGCTCGGTCGTTACCCGGCGCGCCATCCAATCGACGTCAAGCTTCAAGGCGACCAGCAGGCTGCCCAGTTCGTCGTGGATTTCGCGGGCGATGCGCGTGCGTTCGTCTTCGCGCACGGCGTGGGCATGCGCCGACAGTTCACGCAGCTGCGCCAGGGCCTCGGTCAGTTCGCGGGTGCGATCGGCCACTCGACGTTCCAGATCGGCATTGGTTTCGCGCAGCAGCGCTTCGGCGCGTTTGCGGTCCGAAATATCGACAAACGTGACCACCGCACCGCAGACCGCGCCGTCTTCCACGATCGGATAGGACGAATATTCAGCGGGAAAACTGGACCCATCGACCCGCCACAGCACTTCGGAATCGATGCGACACGCCTGCCCCTGCCAGAACGCGCGGAAGATCGGGCAATCGTCAATGCAGTAGTGACTGCCATCGGCATGGGTGTGGTGCATCAGCGCATGCATGTTGCAACCCAGCATGGCTTCAGGTTCTCGTCCCAGCAGCCGACCAGCCGCGCGATTGGCAAAGATGCAGCGCCCTTCCAGGTCGATGCCGCACATGCCGTCACCGGTGGATTCCAGCAGCAGCGACAGTTTGTCGCGCCAGGGTGCAGACCGGGCGAGGGAAAGATCAGAGGCGAGCATGGCAGGCAAGTCGATGGGCACGGCTATTCCGTGCAAGTCGCGTGCCATATGTCGGATCGTGCGAACCCGAGGCCAATTCACGCAAATTCGGCGCTAAATCACGTGAATGCGTGCCCCAATCAAACAAACTTGGATGCGAGCCACCCAAATATGGATCATTCGCTGCCTATAGCGCCCCGTTTGCGGCATTGGACGCCCCAGCGCAGTGCGAAATCAGGTGCGTGGACCATTTTGCGTAATGCTCGCCTGCAATATTCATTGCAAAATAATCTCGAAACGAGGCGTATTTTGTCGGATTCCGTCAGATTACTCAGGGGCGGATTGTGCGAAGCTTGACCCGGGGGGCAATCCCCCAGACTCCCATTTCTGCAAGGACAGTGCGCATGACATCCAACGTCTACGCCGAAGCCACACCATGTTTCGCGGAACGGGCAAGCCACCTGACTGCGAAAGACGATGCGGCGGCCGAGCAATGCTTTCATGAAGCCCTGCGGTTGGCCCCCGGCCTGCCGGAGCCCTATGTGAACCTTGGCATCCTGCACGAACGCAGGCAAGACTGGGAAAGTGCAGAACGCTATTACCGTCAGGCAATCGACGTAGATGCCAGCTGCGCCGCCGCGCATTTGAATCTGGGTAATCTGCTTGTCCATACCGGACGCACGGCAGACGCTGAAGTTTCATATTTTGAAGCTTTGCAATGCGACCCCACGGAGCCTCGCGCCTGGTCAAATCTGGGCACGCTGTTGAGTGAAGACCGGCGCAACGAGCAAGCCACCCGCGACGCCGAGGCCGAGGCCTGCTATCGCCAGGCGCTGAGCCTGTCTCCCACTTACGCCACCGCCCGGTTCCATTTGGCGTGCCTGCTGCTGCGCCAGGGCCGTTTCCAGGAAGGCTGGCAGGCTTTCGAGTCACGCCATCAGCCCGACAGCCAGTGGCGCACCCTGCCCTTGCCTGAATGGCGCGGCGAGACGCTGACGGGCAAACGTGTGCTGGTCTGCTGTGAAGAT contains these protein-coding regions:
- a CDS encoding PAS domain-containing sensor histidine kinase codes for the protein MARDLHGIAVPIDLPAMLASDLSLARSAPWRDKLSLLLESTGDGMCGIDLEGRCIFANRAAGRLLGREPEAMLGCNMHALMHHTHADGSHYCIDDCPIFRAFWQGQACRIDSEVLWRVDGSSFPAEYSSYPIVEDGAVCGAVVTFVDISDRKRAEALLRETNADLERRVADRTRELTEALAQLRELSAHAHAVREDERTRIAREIHDELGSLLVALKLDVDWMARRVTTEPLQHKCRSMGGLIDGAVDEVGRIITDLRPSLLDHQGLLAALEWQFQEFAGATDLACDWHLSLEPGTSIDDNDACATAVFRIFQEVLSNIARHARAQCVGVEVKGSAQGLRIVVSDDGVGAAGTAFAAPRAYGVRGMRERARHFGGDVEISSAPGAGTRVVLTVPWTPAT
- the ntrB gene encoding nitrate ABC transporter permease, which codes for MKQVSERVRAALVSVLLLVVLIGSWHLATLPVKGGAGSAVKMTAEEIEYQKMLGKDPEKEAKTSGFPTPVQLGQTIVAQLSSPFYDNGPNDKGIGIQVAHSLGRVGLGFLLAVLVALPLGFVIGMSPMLHRALDPFIQVLKPISPLAWMPLALYTIKDSSISGIFVIFICSVWPMLLNTAFGVANVRREWLNVARTLEVRPLRRALQVILPAAAPTIVTGMRISMGIAWLVIVAAEMLVGGTGIGYFVWNEWNNLSLTNVLFAILTIGVVGMLLDRLFVLLQKRVTYVE
- a CDS encoding response regulator: MINVLMCDDHLIVRQGLRQILADTEDIVVTAECDNGADALRAVREHRFDVVLLDIAMPQRDGLDVLVQIKREAARQPVLMLSTYPDKQYAGRSFRLGAAGYLNKRAGADLLTSAIRKVATGGIFVAPGQAEMLAMALAQPSANAPHEALSRREYQVFELIAAGHSVGDIAGQLALSPNTVSTYRSRILDKTGAQNDVGIAMYAVRHQLVEM
- a CDS encoding CmpA/NrtA family ABC transporter substrate-binding protein; its protein translation is MPAAHDPYDAYRPLLSGCACGRHASASEHDRDGAIATLKARADDDQAYLTRYVEAAMVKALFPQDSVRRKFLQAVGAGTAISAIQAVLPIGAMQAMAQEPAALEKKDLKIGFIPITCATPLIMAHPLGFYRKNGLNVDVVKTAGWALIRDKMLNREYDATQMLSPMPLAISMGAGSTAEPMRVATIQNVNGQAITLAMKHKENRDPKNWKGFKFAVPFEFSMHNFLLRYYVAEHGLDPDRDIQIRVVPPAEMVANLRAGNIDGYLAPDPFNQRAVYDEVGFIHLLTRDLWEGHPCCTFATSEAFIKQHPNTFAALFRSVLTAAAMAEKPENRGLIAKVISPQAYLNQPEAVVTQVLTGRYADGLGKIQTVPQRIDFNPVPWQSMAVWIMTQMKRWGYVKGDVQYKQLAEQVFLLTDARAKMKELGMEAPAGGAYPKFKIMNKEFDPASPDAYVNSFAIRKTT